The sequence CCAAATCCCATGCCCTGCCGGTTCAATCTTTTCTTGATGATCTCCTCCAGTCCTGCAAAAGCCCCACTCATGATGAACAGGATATGCCGGGTGTTGATCCTTTTTCGCTCCCGCTTTCCGGTTTTCTGAAATTCCATCATGGCTTCCATCTGGGAAACCGGATCCTGAAGGGTCCTGAGCTCCACCTCGGTTTCCTCCATCGGCTTGAGCAAAGCCCGCTGCACACCCGATCGGGAAACATCCGGGCCAATCAGATTGGTCGAGGAGGCAATCTTATCCACTTCATCCAGGTAAATGATCCCATACTGGGCAAGCTCTATATCTCCGTTGGCCTCATGGACAAGGTCCCGCACCAGGTCCTCCACATCTCCTCCGACATACCCGGTCTCGCTGAACTTGGTGGCATCTCCCTTGACAAAGGGGACACCGATCTTTTTGGCAATCAGCTTTATCAGGAAAGTCTTGCCCACGCCCGTAGGCCCGATCATAATGATGTTATTTTTGATTTCACCTACACTCTCATTCTGATTTTTCTGTTGATTCAGCTCAAACATCCTGACGCGATTGTAGTGGGTGCAGATCTTGGTCGCCAAAACCTCCTTTGCTTTATCCTGCTTGACCAGGTATTCATCAAGGTATGCCTTCAGCTCCTTTGGCTTCATATCAAAGTGGATGGGCAGCGGCTCATCCGCCTTCTCCCCGGCATCTCCCTTGTCCTTGTCCTCTGATTCCCGTTCAGGTCGGGGGCCGAACCCGACCAGCCTGATTCCGGGACCGTACTTTTTGGTCAGGTAGTTATTGATATCTTTCTCAATCTCTTTAATATCGATATCCTTAGTCATAATTTCCCCCTTGCCGAGTATTTTGGGCTCCAGGTAACTATTCAGGTTGCTGAGCCTGTAGCCTGATAGGCTGTTAGGCTGATGAGCTGTAGTCTCAAAGTTTTCTTTGAGGTTGGGACGCATTGCCTCTTCCTGACAGCCTAAATGCCTGCCTACAGCTAGCCTCTCTGCCTCAGTAGTTACAACTCCACTGATATCATTATAGCATAACTCTATAAAAACACAAGATATTGTTATATTTCAATTAGTTGTTTGCTGTCATTGCCGCATCGCGGCGGAAGTTGATTCTTAGTACACTGCGCGGGAATTAGGCGGCCAGTTGTCTGGTAGTTTAAGAGCCTGCCTCCAGCAGGCCTCTAAAACTCAATGGATGTGGATTGGATATTACGATTGCCGGTTTAGAGTTGCCAACGGCATGTATAGCCGCTTGCCTTCTCGGTGAAGGCAATTATGGGATGAAAGAAATAGATGTCGATCCTGCCTCAGTGAGGCTCATCAACTTCATTGCCAGAGAGGACTGCAAGGCTGTTTATTTATAATCATAGAGAGGACACAAAGCGCACAGGGAAAAGCCATCCGATAAGCCCTGTGGTTTGCAGCATAAAAACAAAGATCAATATCCATTTCCAGTCATCCATGCAATCACCTATGACTTACTTCCAAAGCGTAAGTATGGTAACAATTACCCCTGTGTAGGCGATCAAAAGACCGGCAAACCATTTGACAAGGCTTGATTTTGCTTTTTCCACTTCCAGCCTGACCGATTCTATTTCTCTACGGGTTAATTCTATCTCTTTGGTCAGTTTAAGCTCTACTTCACGCAGGTCTCCTTTTGTTGTCAGTTCTTTATTTTTAGTATCAACCAGTTCCTCAATATCTTTCACAATGATTTGCGCTTCTTCTTTGCTGTAAGTCTTTGAGAAGATATTGAATAACTCCATTACCTGTGTACTGGTGCTCATCTTGCAGCCGCCTTTAGATTCTCAGTGTTTACTCTTAAATCCTCTTCCAGTTCAGCCTTTTTGAAGCGGTATGCATTACCCACTTTAAAGGCCCTGATTCGTCCTTCATGAATCATTTTAAGTAATGTTCCCTTGGTTATCCTAAAAATCTGGATAACTTCTTGAGTGGTCATATATTCTGTTTCCATTTCTTTCCTTTCTAAAATGTTATATTATTATCTCTTCTAAATCATATCGATTTCAACCGAAATCGTCAAGCAAAAAATCTGGTAGCCCATATATAATCACCCAAGATATAAATGTTGAGGGAAGAGAAGGTGAGGCAACTTTTACTCTATTACTATCATGAGGAAAAATGAACCGTAACCTTGGATGGCGCGACCTCTGATGACCCTGATGATGGCATCACATCCTATGGCAACGGTATCTGGCGGGGCGAAAAGCCCCGCCCTTCTCGCTCTTCGTGACATCTTTCCGACAGGCTCCTCGGCCAGGCAGGTTTATCAAATTCCCGATAGGCGGGGTTTTCTAACCCCGCCTATTAAAGGGTGGCAGGGGCTGGAGACCCTGTGCACCTGCCTCTTGATTTCTCCAGGGTAGGCCAGTTATCATAAGCCTCACCCTGGGCTCAGTCACTCCCCCACCCGGATAAATTCTCCCATGTCTTTGAAGGAAAAATTGACAAAGATACGGCTTCCATCAAAATCAAGGACCCGCATATCTCCATCCGGATTCATGTTTTCCACTACCAGGTTAAAATGATTTCCGTACAATTCCCGGCATTTTTCCACCGAGACTTCAGACAGGATGTACTTTTTCATCCCTTTAGCATGCAGCCTGGCGGTTATATTTTCATCCAGAAGGTTGTTGTAGGTAGTGATAATGAGGATTGGACCTGTACCGGTAAAAATGATAGCTGCCTTCATAGGGGTAATCACTCCTCTCCTTAAGTTAAGCCTGAAAAACAACTTAAACTCAGGGGTACTTATATACCCTTTCCATTTATAATTATAGCATATCCGGGGTAAGAAGGCGGGACCAAGATTTAGGGAAAAATTACCAATGGCTGCGCTATTCCAGGAGGAGGTCGTGCAGCTCCTCATCGGAGATGTTCGAGATGTCAAATCCAATCTCCTGGCGGAACCTGGCTGTATCAAAGGCTGGCTTCCCGGATTTTCCGGCTGGGGTTTTATCAGGCGGATAGAGCGGTGATCTGTCAGGCTGGCTGGTCTGGAGACTGTCGTCAGACGGACATTTCCGGGGGCTGTTGTCTGACTGGCTGGTCCGTAACCATTTTTCCAACTGGTTTCTGAGGGATGGGATTTCGGGGAGGGAAGTATCATCAGGAAGAGCGGCTATTTTTTCCAAAAAGACTTTTATGCTCTCCCCATCCTGGAAACAGGTATACTTCAGGAGGGTAATATGATACTCTTTCAGGTTTAAGAGCACCTTCCGGATGATGTCAGAGTAAGCGGGAGAGATAAAATAAATTGATGGAGGAAGGGCAATATCGATTACACCGGAATACAGTTTTTGGAGTATGGGCCGGTTTTCCCGATACCAGCACAGGCACTTGAACGGGCGAAGGAAATCGGTCTCCAGACTGGAGGTAGTAATGAAAAAGAGTATCCCTCGCTTGTTTCTGTCGGCGGCAATCAGGTCGATGCAGCCATACTCCTCGTTTCCGAGGGATGTATCGACAATAGTTGCTCCGCTTTGAATTTCATCAACCGCTTCGGTGATGATCTCAATGAGTGTCTGCGGATCGGAAATTTGCAGGGACCTGAGTAAACGGCTCATGGTATTCCCAGAAGATTTTCACTCAGCTCGGAGAGGGCCTGACTGGAAACCGAGGATGATCCCAAAAGAACCAGAGGGCTTCTCGATTTTATCGAGCTCCGGGCTTCCTGGTCAAAGGGGATTTCCGGCATGAGGATCTGCGGATCAATGGGGAGATACTTCGAAATTACCCTTTCCAGGTTATCGGCTGTCCGCCGCGACAGACCGGCTTTCTCATCCGGTCGGGAGACAGCGCCGATAAGGCATTTTGTGCGGAAAGAGAGGGATTTTTTGATCCAGGAATAGGTCCTCAGCAGGGAATCAGGCCGGGAATCGAGAAAGAAGATCGCCCGGTGAAAGTCCGTGAAGGGATCGGTCCGGGGCAAATCGTCAGGACCGTTTGGCAGGTTGATCAGGATAATGTCCGATTCTCCTACTCTCTGATCAGCGAAAATCCGCCTGATAATCTGCCGCGGGCCTGCCTGCTCTCCAGGTATGGCCAGAGTAACAATGGTAACTCGTGAAAACCCGAAGAGCTTGACACTTTCAATTGTGAGATCCGGGCGATAAATCTTCTCCTGGCGGGGGAAGTCATTGTTCAGATCAACCAGATTGCCCATGAGATACCGTACATTGGACTGCTCCAGGCAAAAATCGATTACTGACACACTCCGATTGCGCCGGGCGATTTCCAGCGATAGATTGCAGACGAGATATGATCCGGCTTCCGCTGACAGACAGCAGAAAACCGGAAGAAGCCAAAAGGATTTCGAAGGGGAACCTGAACCCTGGTCTGCTTCGGCAGCAGAAAAAAATGAGGGTAAAATATTCTCCATTCCTGCCTCTTTTTCAGCTTATTAAGATCATTATATGGGAAAAGTTCTATGAATAAACGTGAGATATAATAACATAACTATAATTTTTGGTCAAAGGTTATTTATACTGTTTACCGAATAGATACATTTTCCCGTTCAATCTCTTTGTTCTTTTTCGGTAATTGACAAATGAAGTGGGATCATTTACAATAAAAATGTGTCGATATATTAATGCCTTACCCAATATCCTGACTTTTATGTATCAGCCGCAAAGGAGAAGGAATAACAGTAAGTACATTCTGTGCGGAAGGGGAACCCGTAGATGCATCTTTTAGTTCTCGTATTAAATAAAGAGGAGCTTTTGGATGAAGTGCTGGAAGCCTTTGTCGAGGCCGGCATCACCGGTGCCACGATCGTTGACAGCGTGGGCATGGGCCGGACCCTGGCTTACCGGATTCCGCTTTTTGCCGGATTGCGAAAATCGATCAAGACATCCGACTACAATAAAATGATTTTTTCGGTAATTCATAATGACGAGATCCTGAAGGATGCAGTAAACATCCTTGATAAAATTATCGATTTTGACAAGCCCGGAACCGGCCTGTTATTTGTGGTTCCCATCACTTTAGTTAAGGGAATCCGCTTTGAGGAATTATCCTGGTAGAGTCTCGGAAGAGACAAGGCTGATAGAAAAGATGGGTGAATCGCAATTGTCCTTACTTGCTCAGGAGATTATTCGAAATAATCAGCAAAGGGAGGAGAAAACCCTTTCTCCTTATGCCTGTAAAAGCCACTCAGGAAGCCGACAGGAGCCGGAACGGGAAAAAATTGCCGATCACCTGAATATCAGGCCGATATTCTTTCACGACACCGACAAGATCATCCATTCGCTGGCATACTCACGGTACATTGATAAGGCCCAGGTTTTCTTTCTGTTTGAAAATGACCATATCACCCATCGGGTTCTTCACGTGCAGTTTGTTTCCAAAATCGCCCGGGTCATCGGACGATGCCTCAGGCTGAACGAGGATCTGATCGAAGCGATTGCTCTCGGTCATGATATCGGACATGCACCCTATGGCCATGATGGAGAAGCCTACCTCGATCAACTGTGCATCCGGCATGGGATCGGCCACTTTTTTCATAACCTTCAAAGTGTCCGGCTGCTGCGGGAGATCGAAAACCGGGGTCATGGCCTCAATATTTCTCTTCAGGTTCTTGACGGCATCATGTCCCATAACGGAGAGATGGAGAATCAGGTTCTGCTGCCGGATTACCGGAAAACCTGGACATCCTTCCTGGAAGATTATCAGCGGGGATACCATGAGGAGGCTTATGGCAGGAAATTTCGTCCCATGACCCTGGAAGGCATGGCAGTCCGTATTTCCGACATCATCGCCTACATCGGGCGGGATATCGAGGATGCCATTACCGTGAAGCTCATCAGAAGAGAAGACCTCCCGGCCCGGGTCGTCAAGGTTCTGGGCGACCGGAACGATACGATCATCAATGCCCTGGTTCTCGACCTGATTGAAAACAGCTTCGATAAGGATTATCTCTGCCTGAGCCCTCAGATATTTGAAGCCCTCAGGGAATTAAAGGAATTCAACTACCGGGCCATCTATCTCAATCCCCGGATAAAGGCCCAGAATACCAAGATTAAAAGAATGTTCGAGCTGCTGTTCGAGCGGTATCTCAATGACCTGAAGGAAGGGCAGAAAAACTCCCCGATCTACAGGTTTTTTCTCGATAACCTGGATCAGGTTTATTTCTGCAATACTTCTCCTGAGAGAATGGTGGTCGATTTTATCAGCGGTATGACCGATGATTTTTTTAATCGCCAGTTCCGGGAATCTTTCTTGCCCGCCTCCTTTGGCCTGGAAATAGGGTAAAAAAGCAGGAGTCAGGAGCCAGAAGGCAGAAGGCAGAATAAAGCCAGCAGGCAGAAGTCAGGAGAGAAGTTATCACGTATCAGTTTTCTGTTTTTTACTGATCACTGACCACTCTCTCCTGGTCTTCTCAATTTTCATCCTAACTATTACTTACGACCTCCAGAATGCAGTTTTCAGTACCAAACTGATTCGGTTCGAATTTCGTGCATTGAGGGTCATTCCGCCATTCACCATCCACGAGATAGCGATATTGGTATCTGCCCGGTTCCAGATCCAGTCTCGCTTTCCAATTACCATCCTTGTCTTTCTTCATGCTCTGGGTGTAGTCCCAATTATTGAAATCACCCACCAAAGAAACATTGTGGGCTTCCGGTGAGTGAAAGGTAAAATATACCCTCTTTCTTTTTGGACGGTTATCTGCGGTTTTTGTTGTTGATGACGACTTGTTCGTTGCCATTGGTCCTCCCTTGAAAGACAACAGGTTGAGAGTTTTTCAATGAATTCCGAAAAAATGTTTAGCAAATTTAACCAGTAAAGTCAAGAGAGAAAATGATTATCTTTGAATATTGAGCGCCCATCTCCTGACCATCTGTACCCTCCCAGCTTATGCGGGCACTTACGTAATTGACTATCTCATTGAACTTGGCTATTATTAATTATTTTAACCGCGACGATCCAACGCCCAAATTCACAAAATCGAGGGATTATTTCTCTACCAATCATGACCAGGCTGAAAAAAGTCATTGTTATCTCTGCGACCCTTATTCTCTTTATTATTATCGGTAGTCTCCCTCTGGGTATTCGGTTTGGTACAAATTGCCTGGAAAAAAAATTACTGTCTGCAATTAATGCCAGAATTTTAGAAAATCTTTCCGGACAGGTCAAATGGGAAAAGGTCAGGCTCGATCTCCTTCGGAACATGCTTGTTTTTGAAGGGGTATCGTTTTTCCCCAATAAACAGGCACAGCCAGTATCCTTATCGGTAAAAAAAATCCAGGCCCGCTACAGCTTCAAGAATATTTTCAACACCGGCAGGCTCCTGTTCTCACGGGTAAAAATTGAAGGCCTGCAGGGATCATGGATCGCACCGGATGCTTTCGATAAGAAGTATCCTTATGACAAGATTCCCCTGGAAGGTGAGCTTGTGCTGGGCACTCTCATGAAGGCAAATGCTTATGTGAGAAAGGTCCGGATAGTGGACAGCCATTTTCAGATGGATTTTCCGAAAGCAGGCAGGGAGGTAATTTTCCGGCAGATCGAGCTTTCCGCAGAGTTCCCCCCCAAGGGTCCGATCGCACTGCAGGTTCATGTTCCCGGCATAAGAATCACCGGGCAAAAGCGGGATGAATGCTTCACCCTGCCCCGAGCCAGTGTGCATCTTGGGAAAGATGCTCTGAGCCTCGATTCCTTCACCCTGGCTGCGGAGAAAGGAGAGGAAAACATCTCCCTGGAGGGTGAATTGTCGTACTCCGGTGGCCAAACTCCTGGTCTTGCCGTATTTTATCAGGGGCAGATCAACGGCAAGAGGATCCAGTCTTTATGGCCCAGTCTTCCCTTCAGCAGCTCTCCCCTCATTGTCAAGGGAAAGATCGAAGGACCTCTTGAAAGCCCCCTGCTCAAGGGAACGCTCCATGTGGCCAGGCTTACTCCTGAAATCCGGGGGAAGTCATCGGGCAGGACAGCGGGGCAGGCATTTCCTGCGATCGATAACCTGGAATCCCGCTACCTGATCGAGAAGGGGAAAATCACTCTGAGCCGGGTTTCCTTCTCCACTCTGTCAGGCACAGTTTCGGGGCAGGCTGAATTTTTTCTCCCCAAACGCACATTTTCTCTGGCCGCTTCTCTCGATGACCTGAAACTGGATCGCCTGGTGCCGACATCCCGTGGCCGCACATTTCCCCTTGATATCATCCGCCGCAAATTCCCTGATGTCAAAGGGAAGGTTTCCTTCCAGGGAGCACTGCTTCAGAGCTGCCGGTTGTCTGGATCAGGGGAATTCGACCTGCGGTTCAGTGACCGGAGGGCTCAGGGCAGCCCGCTTTTCTGGCAAACGAAATTTTCCCTTGCAGGGGAAAAAAGCCTCCATTTCACCAGCTCCAGCCTGAAGCTGGCTGGAAATGCTCTGGATTTTCATGGGGATTTTAATCTTTCGGCACGCGAAAACTTGAAAAATCTTCGTTTCGATCTTCACCTCAATAATGTCGCTTATCTGTCCACGCTCTGGCCGCTCATGGAAAATACGGGAGGGGAATTATCTTTTTCAGGAGATATGGCCGGTGCTTTTTCAGACCCCCGGATTTGCGGTTCACTGGTCTGGAAGGATGCGGTCTTTAAGAGATACTCCGCCCAGACGGTTGAGGGCATGATCACCTACGATAAAAAATCCGTCATTCTCTCTCACCTTAACCTGCTGCAAAATCAGACCCGTGTTTCCATCGATGGAAAAATTTCCACCCGGAACGGGCAGGGGACCCTGCACGCCGAAGCTGATCCGATCTACTATGACGATCTTGAAAAAATCCTGAGCCTGCATGCCCCGGTCCTGATCAAGGGAAGAATGGCCTGCACCTCGGATTTCCAGATTCTGCCCCACACCCCCAGGCTGTTTTTCGGACAGGGAGAGGTGACAACCGGAGAATGGTCCATTGCCGATAAACGGCATCCATTCCTCAAGCAGCAATTTGATACCGTAACCAGCAGGTTCGATGTGGATGCGCACACCTTTCACCTTGATCAGACGGTTGGCTGGAAGGGCCGGCAAAAGGTCATGGCCGAATTGATCATTCCCGTCCATCATAACGTCCCGGCTTCCTTTTTCCGGTTTACCTCGCAAGACTGGAACCTTTCCTGTCTGACTCCGATCCGGGAGCACAAGATACCCCTGGAAGGACGATCATCTTTCCAGGTCCAGGGGAGCGGAGCGATCGGCTCCGGGGACTGGAACTGGGAGCTCACGGTCCGCCAGCCCCAGTATGAAGGTTTCAGTCTGGACCAGATGATGGCCGCGATCCATATGCAGGGGAACGAGTATCAGGGAGAGGTGAGGGCAGGGGAGAATACCTTTTCGGTCCGGGGAAATCTGAACCAGGGAATTTCCTACCAGCTCGATGGCCGGATCCCTCAGTTGAAGGTCGAGCAGGACCTGGCTAACCTGTATGGCATGATTCAACGGAAAGCACTCTATCAGGACCCCAAAAACAATCATCTCCTGGCCGGGGGGGGGAAAATCTTTGTCGGGCTCTCCGGCAAGGTCAGGGCCTCCGGCTGCCTGCGCGATTTCGAGCAGAGTGAGGGAGAGTTTTTAGCCACGCAGGCAGCCATCCAGACGCCGCTGCATAACTTCACCGCCAGCCAGCCTTTTACTATCGCTTACCGGCAGGGACGGATTTTCATTTCTGACAGCTCCTTTGTCGGAGAAGGCGTTGAAGCCAGGATCCGTGGTGAAGCTGATCAGCATAAACAATTGAATATTTCCTTCTCCGGCGCTGTCCCCATGACCTATCTGGAGCAAAAGTGCAAATTGCTTTCCGGCTCTACCGGAAACCTGCAATTCGATTTTTCCCTGAAAGGCCGGATGGACGCACCCCGGCTTTCGGGCAGGCTGAAGGCCGTTGATTGCTCGTTCGATCTGCCCCTGCTCAACCGGCGGATCGAGGATATCCAGGGAGACCTGCTGATCGGCGAGCAGACGATAACCATTCCCGGTCTTACCGGCACGTGCCATGAAGGCCGGGTTTCTCTGGATGGAAAGCTTGACTGGCAGGGCCTTGCCATTACCTCGGTCGATCTCAATCTCAGGGGAGAGGATATTCTCCTGGCTTCTCCGTCGCGGTACAAATTCCTCCTGAAGGGAGATCTGCACTGGCAGGGCGGCAAAGAGTACTCCGACCTGAGTGGAGTGGTCGAGGTCCAGGAGGGAAGATATCACCGGGATGTCGGATTTTTGCAGGCCCTCCTGACCAAACGGCGAAGGATCGACATCGATGAGAAAAGCCTGAGCAGCTTCCAGACATCAGGCCTTGAATGGCTCAACAATATGTCGTACGATATCAGGGTCAGCATACCCCAGAACGTATGGGTAAAAAGCTCGTTCTTTACTGCGGAAATTGCCAGATCGGACTTCGCCGTCAAAGGAAATAATCCCAATCCCTATCCGGAAGGCCAGATCCGGACCATGAACGGGGCTATCCTCCTGGGAGGGAACAAGTTTCAGATCGTTTCCGGGCTTCTGGAACTGACCGACCCGCAGCAGCACAGTCCCACGCTGGACATTCTGGCCGTGGCAGACATCGATGCCTACCAGATTTCAGCCAACATTTTCGGCCCGATCGACGATCCCCAGATCCGCCTGTCCTCTTCGCCCTACCTTTCCCAGACGGATATCCTGAACATGATTGCCCTGGGCATCAGCTCCGACGGCGGTGGGGGAGGGGAGTCAGGCGAGCAGGTAACCGTGGGGGGGACCCCGGTGCTTTCCGATATCTTCGGAAATCGGGTGACCAGCTTTTCCGGTATTGACCTTTTCCGGGCCAAACTCCTGAACCGCGATCTTTTCCGGCTGGACCTCTTCAAGTTTAAGGTAGGAGAGGAAAGCGGGGAGGTTGAAAAGATTACCGTGGGACGGGATATCACCAAGCGGCTGCAATTGAAATACTCCATCCCGGCCAATGTGGAAGAGCGGGAAAT comes from bacterium and encodes:
- a CDS encoding AAA family ATPase; translation: MRPNLKENFETTAHQPNSLSGYRLSNLNSYLEPKILGKGEIMTKDIDIKEIEKDINNYLTKKYGPGIRLVGFGPRPERESEDKDKGDAGEKADEPLPIHFDMKPKELKAYLDEYLVKQDKAKEVLATKICTHYNRVRMFELNQQKNQNESVGEIKNNIIMIGPTGVGKTFLIKLIAKKIGVPFVKGDATKFSETGYVGGDVEDLVRDLVHEANGDIELAQYGIIYLDEVDKIASSTNLIGPDVSRSGVQRALLKPMEETEVELRTLQDPVSQMEAMMEFQKTGKRERKRINTRHILFIMSGAFAGLEEIIKKRLNRQGMGFGAEVKSKDEKTEYLRLVKAEDLIQYGFESEFIGRLPVVTVFENLEVEDLYHILRNPKSPIITSKKKDFKAYGIDLQFEDDALRLIAENAFKERTGARGLVSAVERVLLGSEHVLPSTPIRHLVVTAAMVNDPEAELQKILQNPEDQQREARFRVLLAEEERSLEGSIREKCVEFHEHYGINFSDQRIRLITRRIVEERRDLDSVIDEVLAVCHAARSFEQGFSSRNEVKISLTEEAIDCLMERVWKDEIKVNPEDFLRHAFQNYEHGLKLINKKTGTREFPIPAAGMQDPENYLSELIRESYKD
- a CDS encoding helix-turn-helix domain-containing protein, whose protein sequence is MTTQEVIQIFRITKGTLLKMIHEGRIRAFKVGNAYRFKKAELEEDLRVNTENLKAAAR
- a CDS encoding P-II family nitrogen regulator — encoded protein: MHLLVLVLNKEELLDEVLEAFVEAGITGATIVDSVGMGRTLAYRIPLFAGLRKSIKTSDYNKMIFSVIHNDEILKDAVNILDKIIDFDKPGTGLLFVVPITLVKGIRFEELSW
- a CDS encoding HD domain-containing protein — protein: MSLLAQEIIRNNQQREEKTLSPYACKSHSGSRQEPEREKIADHLNIRPIFFHDTDKIIHSLAYSRYIDKAQVFFLFENDHITHRVLHVQFVSKIARVIGRCLRLNEDLIEAIALGHDIGHAPYGHDGEAYLDQLCIRHGIGHFFHNLQSVRLLREIENRGHGLNISLQVLDGIMSHNGEMENQVLLPDYRKTWTSFLEDYQRGYHEEAYGRKFRPMTLEGMAVRISDIIAYIGRDIEDAITVKLIRREDLPARVVKVLGDRNDTIINALVLDLIENSFDKDYLCLSPQIFEALRELKEFNYRAIYLNPRIKAQNTKIKRMFELLFERYLNDLKEGQKNSPIYRFFLDNLDQVYFCNTSPERMVVDFISGMTDDFFNRQFRESFLPASFGLEIG
- a CDS encoding isoamylase early set domain-containing protein, with the protein product MATNKSSSTTKTADNRPKRKRVYFTFHSPEAHNVSLVGDFNNWDYTQSMKKDKDGNWKARLDLEPGRYQYRYLVDGEWRNDPQCTKFEPNQFGTENCILEVVSNS
- a CDS encoding translocation/assembly module TamB domain-containing protein codes for the protein MTRLKKVIVISATLILFIIIGSLPLGIRFGTNCLEKKLLSAINARILENLSGQVKWEKVRLDLLRNMLVFEGVSFFPNKQAQPVSLSVKKIQARYSFKNIFNTGRLLFSRVKIEGLQGSWIAPDAFDKKYPYDKIPLEGELVLGTLMKANAYVRKVRIVDSHFQMDFPKAGREVIFRQIELSAEFPPKGPIALQVHVPGIRITGQKRDECFTLPRASVHLGKDALSLDSFTLAAEKGEENISLEGELSYSGGQTPGLAVFYQGQINGKRIQSLWPSLPFSSSPLIVKGKIEGPLESPLLKGTLHVARLTPEIRGKSSGRTAGQAFPAIDNLESRYLIEKGKITLSRVSFSTLSGTVSGQAEFFLPKRTFSLAASLDDLKLDRLVPTSRGRTFPLDIIRRKFPDVKGKVSFQGALLQSCRLSGSGEFDLRFSDRRAQGSPLFWQTKFSLAGEKSLHFTSSSLKLAGNALDFHGDFNLSARENLKNLRFDLHLNNVAYLSTLWPLMENTGGELSFSGDMAGAFSDPRICGSLVWKDAVFKRYSAQTVEGMITYDKKSVILSHLNLLQNQTRVSIDGKISTRNGQGTLHAEADPIYYDDLEKILSLHAPVLIKGRMACTSDFQILPHTPRLFFGQGEVTTGEWSIADKRHPFLKQQFDTVTSRFDVDAHTFHLDQTVGWKGRQKVMAELIIPVHHNVPASFFRFTSQDWNLSCLTPIREHKIPLEGRSSFQVQGSGAIGSGDWNWELTVRQPQYEGFSLDQMMAAIHMQGNEYQGEVRAGENTFSVRGNLNQGISYQLDGRIPQLKVEQDLANLYGMIQRKALYQDPKNNHLLAGGGKIFVGLSGKVRASGCLRDFEQSEGEFLATQAAIQTPLHNFTASQPFTIAYRQGRIFISDSSFVGEGVEARIRGEADQHKQLNISFSGAVPMTYLEQKCKLLSGSTGNLQFDFSLKGRMDAPRLSGRLKAVDCSFDLPLLNRRIEDIQGDLLIGEQTITIPGLTGTCHEGRVSLDGKLDWQGLAITSVDLNLRGEDILLASPSRYKFLLKGDLHWQGGKEYSDLSGVVEVQEGRYHRDVGFLQALLTKRRRIDIDEKSLSSFQTSGLEWLNNMSYDIRVSIPQNVWVKSSFFTAEIARSDFAVKGNNPNPYPEGQIRTMNGAILLGGNKFQIVSGLLELTDPQQHSPTLDILAVADIDAYQISANIFGPIDDPQIRLSSSPYLSQTDILNMIALGISSDGGGGGESGEQVTVGGTPVLSDIFGNRVTSFSGIDLFRAKLLNRDLFRLDLFKFKVGEESGEVEKITVGRDITKRLQLKYSIPANVEEREIAEAGYKLSDYVKLIGSQDDLGTYSLDLNLSFEF